One region of Eubalaena glacialis isolate mEubGla1 chromosome 6, mEubGla1.1.hap2.+ XY, whole genome shotgun sequence genomic DNA includes:
- the IFNGR2 gene encoding interferon gamma receptor 2, with the protein MRPPPLLLLLLLLLLSGCDAAAPPADTLFQLPAPRNLKVRLYNAQQALSWEPVSLSNDTRPVVYQVQYKYSTSSTWYDVNKKDSRVDCTNLTGTECNFTANSLLEGFPRHFNISLRVRAKLGDLVSAWVKAPWFEHYRNATIGPPEDIWVTPEEGSLIIRFSSPFDVPASVAFFLYYVYYWEKAGIKQVTRPFRSNFITLNDLKPLRVYCFQVKAELFLAKENISRPGHLSNISCSETTVDASTKLQQVILISMGTFLLLSVVVGACLFLVLKYRGLVKYWFHSPPSIPSQIEEYLKDPAQPILDALDKDSSPKDDAWDSVSIVSFPENKQEDILQSTLNQSTDPSHQPVEGGP; encoded by the exons ACACCCTCTTCCAGCTGCCTGCTCCTCGAAACCTGAAGGTTCGCCTGTATAACGCCCAGCAGGCTCTGAGCTGGGAGCCCGTGTCCCTGAGCAATGACACAAGGCCGGTGGTCTACCAGGTGCAGTATAAATA CAGCACTAGTAGTACCTGGTATGACGTCAACAAAAAAGACAGCAGGGTGGATTGTACGAACCTCACCGGGACAGAGTGTAACTTTACCGCAAACAGCCTCTTGGAGGGTTTCCCACGGCATTTCAACATCTCTTTACGCGTCCGAGCTAAGCTGGGGGACCTCGTCTCTGCCTGGGTAAAGGCGCCTTGGTTCGAACACTATCGGAATG CCACCATCGGGCCTCCAGAAGACATCTGGGTGACCCCAGAAGAAGGCTCCCTTATCATCAggttttcttctccctttgaTGTCCCTGCCTCCGTGGCCTTTTTTTTGTATTATGTCTACTACTGGGAAAAGGCAGGAATCAAACAG GTGACACGCCCTTTCAGGAGCAACTTCATCACGTTGAATGATTTAAAACCCTTAAGAGTATACTGTTTCCAAGTCAAGGCAGAACTGTTTTTGGCAAAAGAAAACATCTCTAGACCTGGGCATTTAAGCAACATATCTTGCTCCGAAACAACAGTGGATG CCTCTACCAAGCTTCAACAAGTCATCCTGATCTCTATGGGAACCTTCTTGTTGCTGTCAGTGGTGGTAGGGGCCTGTCTCTTCCTGGTCCTGAAATACAGAGGCTTGGTTAAATACTGGTTTCACTCTCCACCAAGCATCCCATCACAAATAGAAGAG TATTTAAAGGATCCAGCTCAGCCCATCTTAGACGCCTTGGACAAGGACAGCTCGCCAAAGGATGATGCCTGGGACTCTGTGTCCATCGTGTCGTTTCCAGAGAATAAGCAAGAAGACATTCTCCAAAGCACTTTGAACCAAAGCACCGATCCAAGCCACCAGCCCGTGGAAGGAGGCCCCTGA